The following nucleotide sequence is from Saccharothrix texasensis.
CGGCGGCTCCCCCGACCACGACGAGACGACCGAGGGCACGTGGGCGGACCGCCGGGCCGCCGCCATGCGCGCCTACCACGAGTGGATGCCCGTGCGGCTCGACGGCGACCGGGTCTACCGCCGGCTGCGCTTCGGCACGCTCGCCGAGCTGACCATGCTCGACCTGCGCTCGTACCGCAGCCGGCAGGTCGACCAGGGCCAGGTCGGCGACCCCGGCCGCACGCTCACCGGCCCGGACCAGATGGCGTTCCTGCGCGACGGCCTGCTGCACGCCGACGTCCAGTGGAAGCTGGTCGGCAACCCGGTGGTCTTCTCGCCGCTGCTCATCCCCCCGGTGCCGCAGGCGGGGGCGGTGACGCGGCTCGTCGGGCCGACGACCAACAACGACCAGTGGGACGGCTACCCGCAGGACCGCGACGCGGTGATCGCGCTGCTGGCCGAGCACGACGTGCGCGACACCGTGTTCCTCACCGGCGACGTGCACAGCTCGTGGGCGTTCGACGTGCCGGTGGACGAGGCGCTGTACCCGCTGACGAAGACCGTCGCCACCGAGCTGGTCGTCCCGTCGGTCACCTCGGACAACATCGACGAGCTGACCGGTTCGCCGCCGCGCACCACGTCGTTGGCGCTGGAGGCCGCGCTGGTCGGGCTGAACCGGCACCTGAAGTGGGTGGAGCTGGACTCGCACGGCTACACCGTGCTGGACGTGCGGCGCGAGCACGTCCGGATGAACTGGTACTTCCTGGCCGACCGCACCCGCGCCGACTCGCCGGCCGCGTTGGCGAAGACGGTGACCGTGCCGTCCGGCACGCAGCGGATCGGCTAGCGCCGGCGCCGTCCCTCCCGTCGCGCGACGGGAGGGACGGCGTCCACCGCGCTACGGCAGCGTGTCCAGGTGCGGGGCCACCGTGTTGGCGAACTGCCAGTTGTTGACCGCGTCCCAGTTGATCGACCAGGTCATCGCGCCGCGGATGCCCGGCCAGGTCTGCGAGGGCTTGAACGAACCGCAGTTCGTGCCCTTGGCCAGGCAGTTCAACGCCGCGTTGACGTTCGCGGGCGACTGGTAGCCGCCGCCCGCGCCCGACGGCGAGGCGGGCAGGCCCAGGCCGACCTGGTCGGGGCGCAGGCCGTTCTGCAGCTGGATGCAGGCCAGCGCCACCAGGAAGTCCACCGTGCCCTGCGAGTAGACCTTCTGGTCGCAGCCGAGCATCGAGCCGGAGTTGTAGTACTGCATGTTGACCACCGTGAGGATGTCCTTCACGGCCAGCGCCAGCTTGAAGTACTCCTGCCCGGTGGACTGCATGTCGATGGTCTGCGGCGCCATCGCGATGACCTTGCCGCCGCCCGCGTGGATCGCGCGCAACGCCTGCGCCATGTAGGTGGCGTTGACGCCGTTCTCCAGGTCGATGTCCACGCCGTCGAACCCGTAGTTCGCGATCAGGGTCTTGACGCTGTTGGCGAAGTTGGTCGCGGCGGTGGAGTTGCCGACGCTGATCGTGCCCTTCTCGCCGCCGACGGAGATGATCACCTTCTGGCCGCGGGCCTTCAGCGTGCGGATGTCGGCCTTGAACTGCGCGTCGGTGTAGCCGCCGAGCTTGCTCGACAGCGTCGGGTCGAGGGTGAACGCGACCGCGCCCGGCGTGGTGGTGGCGTCGGCGAACGCGATGGCCACGATGTCGTACGTGGTGGGCACGTCGGCGAGCTTGAGCAGGCGCGAGCCGTTGTCGAAGTTGTGCCAGTAGCCGGTGAGCGCGTGTTTGGGCAGCGACGGGTCCGGGTTGCCGGGCGTGGTGGTGGTCGTCGTGGTCGTGGTGGTGGTCGTCGTCGACGTGGTCGTGCTGGTGGTGGTGCTCGTCGGCGGGGTGCCCGGCCCGTCGAGGCTCACGTCGTCGGCGTAGAAGGTCGGCTGGCCGTACCAGCCGTGCACGAAGATGGTGACGCTGGTGCTCGCGCCGGTGGTGAAGTCGATCGAGAGCTGGCTGAAGCCCGTCGAGCCGGGCGTCCACGTGCTCTTGTCGCCGCTGCCGGTGCCGCTCACGCCGAGGTACACGTAGCTGCCCTGGACCCACGCGGACAGCTTGTAGGCGGTGTTGGCCTGCACGGAGATCGTCTGCGAGCAGCGGGCGTTGTCCTGGCCCGCCGGGGTGCCCGCCATGGCGTGCGTGCCGCTGCGCTTGGTCGTGGTCGCCGCCGTCGCCGCGGCGCTGCACGTCCACCCGCCCGTGCCGCCCTCGAACCCGGGGTTGGCGACCAGGTTGGCGGCCGACGCGCTGCCGACCACGACCAGGGTCAGGCCCGCGATGGCCAGCAGACCCGCCAGCACCGCGCCCAGTGCGCGTCTCGTCCTCGAAACCACGTCCACCTCCACGTTCTCGTCGGCGGCCAAGGCCCAGCACAGGTGACGTGAGCCACTCGAAAAATGGACTAGACCACTGCGCCTTGTCAAGGGTGTGAACAATGATCCGATGACGTTCACCGTTGATGACGCGATCCGGATCGCGCGGGCGGCCCACGAGGGACAGGTCGACAAGTCCGGCCAGCCGTACATCGGTCACCCGCTGCGGGTGATGGGCCGGGTGTCCGGCGAGCACGCGCGCATGGCGGCCGTGCTGCACGACGTGGTCGAGGACACCGCCGTGACCGCCGACGACCTGCTGGCCGCCGGGTGCCCGCCGGAGGTGGTGGCGACCGTGCTCGCGCTGAGTCACCGTGACGACGAGACGCAGGAGGACTACCTGGCGCGGGTGCTCGCCGACCCGGTCGCGGTGGAGGTCAAGCGGGCCGACATCGCCGACAACACGTCACCGCCGCGACTGGCCCTGCTCGACACCGCCACCCAGGACCGGCTGCGGGCGAAGTACTCCCGGGCCCTGGACGTCCTGGGCCGGTGACGCGGTCTTCACGCCACCGTGACACTTGCGGCGGAGATCACGCCGAAGCAGGTCGCGTAAGCCCCTGACGTGCGGCATCATAGTAGGTGAACCGATACAGATAGCCGACCGAAAGGCGACATGACCACCGTTCTGGAGACCGTTCGCACGTACTTCGCCACCCGGCGGCAGCTCCGCAAGCGGGAAGCCGAGCTGAACCGCGAGTTGGCCGCCTACGACACCCCGAGCGCTCGGATGGACATGGAAGCCATCCTCGCCCGGCACTCCAGCCACGAGGCGCGCGAGATCGAAGCGATCCTCCGCCGCCAGGCGCTCAGCACCACGCTGCGCAACCAGAGCTGAGCTGCCGCACCCCTTCGAGGGCCTTCAGGACAGGGACGTCCTGAGGGCCCTTCCGTTCATCCCGCCCCGTTCTCCCACAGCCAGCCGAGCAGTTCCGCGGGCACGATCCGCACCGGGAACGGCAGCGTCGCGTCGAACGCGTCGTCCGCCTTCACCTCGGCCACCTGCCGGTAGCAGCCCTCGGCGTCGAGTTCGGAGACCGCCAGCACAGGCTCTTGCGGATCGATTACCCAGTAGCTGACCACACCCATGCGCTCATAAGCGCTCTTCTTGATCGTGAGATCGCGGATGTTCGTGCTGGGAGAGAGCACTTCCACCGCCAGCAACGGCGCGACGGGCAGCAGCTTGTCGGTGAAATCGACATGGCGACCGACGAGGACATCCGGCTGCACCTCGGTTTTCGAGGACACCTGCACGGTGAACGGAGCCGGTAGCGCGGTCAGGTCATCCGGGCATGCCGCGCGCAAGCGCCCACAGAGCTCCGCCACGATTTCCTGATGCCGGTAACCCGGCGCCGGGCTCACGTGAAGCTGCCCGTCGATGAGTTCGTAACGGCGTCCGTCCTCAGGCATGCTCTCCAGCTCTTCGACCGTGTAGGAGCCGCTTTCGTGTTCGACCATGACGGTCATGGTCCCCTCCTTCCGGTTGTCGCGCCGACCATGGCAGGGGAAATCCCGGAAACAGCGATCCGCGCCGACAAGCCACCCGAAGATGTGCCTGCCGACGCGGATTTGGCCGGTGGTCCTTACTTCTTGCCCTTGTCCTTGCCGGAGTCGTCGGTGGACAGCGCGGCGACGAAGGCTTCCTGGGGGACCTCGACGCGGCCCACCATCTTCATCCGCTTCTTGCCTTCCTTCTGCTTCTCCAGCAGCTTCCGCTTGCGCGTGATGTCACCGCCGTAGCACTTCGCGAGCACGTCCTTGCGGATGGCGCGGATCGTTTCGCGGGCGATCACCCGGGCGCCCACCGCCGCCTGGATCGGCACCTCGAACTGCTGGCGCGGGATCAGCTCGCGCAGCTTCGAGGCCATCCTGGTGCCGTAGGCGTAGGCGTAGTCCTTGTGCACGATGGCGCTGAACGCGTCCACCGGCTCGCCCTGCAGCAGGATGTCGACCTTCACCAGCTCGGCGTCCTGCTCGCCCGACTCCTCGTAGTCCAACGACGCGTAACCGCGCGTGCGCGACTTCAGGGCGTCGAAGAAGTCGAAGATGATCTCGCCGAGCGGCATGGTGTAGCGCAGCTCGACGCGGTCCTCGGACAGGTAGTCCATGCCGCCCAGCTGGCCGCGCTTGGCCTGGCACAGCTCCATGATCGCGCCGATGTACTCGCTCGGCGCGATGATCGTGCACTTGGTGATCGGCTCGTACACCTCGGCGCGCTTGCCGTCCGGCCAGTCGGACGGGTTGGTCACCACGTGCTCGGTGCCGTCGTCCATGACCACGCGGTAGACCACGTTGGGCGCGGTGGAGATCAGGTCCAGGCCGAACTCGCGCTCCAGCCGGTCGCGGGTGATCTCCAGGTGCAGCAGGCCGAGGAAGCCGCAGCGGAAGCCGAAGCCCAGGGCGGCCGACGTCTCCGGCTCGAACGTCAGCGCGGCGTCGTTGAGCTGCAACTTGTCCAGCGCCTCGCGCAGGATCGGGTAGTCCGAGCCGTCCACCGGGTACAGCCCGGAGTAGACCATCGGGCGCGGCTCGCGGTAACCGGCGAGGGGCTCGGTGGCGCCGTTCTTCTCCGCCGTCACGGTGTCGCCGACCTTGGACTGGCGCACGTCCTTCACGCCGGTGATCAGGTAGCCGACCTCGCCGACGCCCAGGCCGACGCTCGGCTTCGGCTCGGGCGAGATGATGCCCACTTCCAGCAGCTCGTGCGTCGCGTTGGTGGACATCATCCGGATGCGCTGGCGGGGGGTGATCTTGCCGTCGACCACGCGGATGTAGGTGACCACGCCGCGGTAGGTGTCGTACACCGAGTCGAAGATCATCGCGCGGGGCGGCGCGTCGGCGTCGCCGACCGGGGCGGGCACGCGCTTGACGACCTCGTCCAGCAGCGCTTCGACGCCGAGGCCGGTCTTGGCCGAGACGCGCAGCACCTCCTCGGGCTCGCAGCCGACGATGTGCGCGAGCTCCTTGGCGTACTTGTCCGGGTCCGCCGCGGGCAGGTCGATCTTGTTCAGCACCGGGATGATGGTGAGGTCGTTCTCCATCGCCAGGTACAGGTTGGCCAGCGTCTGGGCCTCGATGCCCTGCGCGGCGTCGACCAGCAGCACGGTCCCCTCGCACGCCTCCAGCGCCCGCGACACCTCGTACGTGAAGTCGACGTGACCCGGCGTGTCGATCATGTGCAGCACGTGGTCCTGGCCGTCGACCTGCCACGGCAGCCGCACGTTCTGCGCCTTGATGGTGATGCCGCGCTCGCGCTCGATGTCCATGCGGTCGAGGTACTGCGCGCGCATCGCCCGCGCGTCGACGACGCCGGTGAGCTGCAACATGCGGTCGGCCAGGGTCGACTTGCCGTGGTCGATGTGCGCGATGATGCAGAAGTTCCGGATCAGGTCCGGAGGCGTGAACGTCTGGTCGGCGAACGTGGTCACTCAGGTTCCTCGCACAGGAAGGACGGGATCTGCCCATTTCAACTGGGGACAGCATCTCACGTCAGGCCGTCGTGGCGTTCCACGTGTGCGTGACCGAGGCCATAGGCTGCCCGCCGTGCGTGCGAACGGTGAAGACGCCCGCCCTTCGAGGGGCGCGGTGCGCGAGGTCCACACGGCCGCGGTGGCGGCGACCCTGGAGTACTCCCCCGACCTGGACGGCCTGGCCGACCCGGGCGAGGTGGTGTGGGCCTGGGTCCCCTTCGAAGAGGACCCGGACCGGGGCAAGGACCGGCCGCTGCTGGTCGTCGGCCGCCACCGCCGGGCGCTGCTCGCCCTGATGCTGACCAGCAAGACCCCCGACCGGCACGAGCTGGACGACTGCCTCGACCTGGGCTCCGGCCGCTGGGACCGCGACGGGCGGCGCTCCTACCTGCGGTTGGACCGGGTGTTCGAGCTGGACGAGGACGACATCCGCCGGGAGGGCTCGGTGCTGGAGCCGGAGCGGTTCTCGCTGGTCGTGGACGCGCTGCGGCGGATGGGCTGGCGCTGACCCCCACCCCGGGGGTGGCGCATCCCCGGCCCGTCCTCGGGGCGATCCCCGATGCGACCGGCACTCGCCGTGACGACGCTGGGGACATGGCGAACAACCTGATGAAGGCGCTGGACGCGGCGTTCGGGCACCCGCGCGGCAAGGTGGGCGAGCTGGGCGGCCGGGTCATGGCCGTGCTGAACGCGAAGGTCGAGGAGCACGTCACCGAGGTGGCCGCGCCGACGTCCGAGGAGGTCGTGCTGGTGCTCGGCCCCGGTCCGGGCGTCGGGCTCAGGCTCGCCGGCGAACGCGCGCTCAAGGCGATCGGCGTCGACCCGTCGCAGGTCATGCTCGACGAGGCGCGTGAGCGGTGCGCGGAGCTGATCGTGGCCGGCCGGGTGGAGCTGCGCGAAGGCGCGGCGACGCGCACCGGCCAGCCCGCGGGCTCGGTGGACGTGGTGGTCTCGGTGAACAACCTCCAGCTGTGGGGCAACCGGCCGGCCGCGTTCCACGAGCTGTTCCGGGTGCTGCGGCCCGGCGGCAGGCTGGTCGTGTCGGTGCACCGGCGGGCGCTGGACACCTCCGAGTACGACCTGATCCAGGAGGCGGAGGCGGCGGGGTTCACCGGGGTGCGCACGTCGTTGCACCAGTACGGCGGCGTGGTCGGGCCCGCGGTGCAGCTACTGGCGCACGTCCCGGCGTAGCGGGTGCTCGGCGGGCACCTCGACCAGCACGATCCGCCTGCCGTCCGGGTCGGCGATCCACAGCTCGTCCAGGCCCCACGGCTCGCGCCGAGCGGGCCGGACGACGTGCTCGGCGAGGTCTTCGGCGGCCTGGGCCACGTCGCGCACCTGGAGCCACAGCTGGGTGGCGTCCGTCGGGTGCTCGGCCGAGGCGCCGGAGACCTCCAGGAACCCCTGGCCGAGGAAGAACACCGTGCCGCCGGGGAACTCGCGGGACACGGCCAGGCCCAGCACGTCGCGGTAGAACGCCCGCGCGCGCTCCGGCTCGCGGGAGCGGACGAGGACGCGGCTGCTCAGGATCTCCACGCCGTCCAGGCGATCACACGTGCAGCTCCAGCGCCATTCGCAGGTGCGTCTCCTCGCGGCCGGTCACCCGCCAGCCGCGGGCGGTGTAGAAGCGCTGCGCGCGGTGGTTCTCCGCGAACACGTCCAAGTGCGCGGTGGTGACGCCGAGGTCGCGCAGCGCGCCCACCGCCGCCTCGTGCAGCGCGCGGCCGACGCCGTTGCCCCAGCACGCCGGGTCGACCTGGAGCTGCAACAGCTCGCCGCTCGGGGTGACCAGCGCGAACCCGGCGACCACGTGGTCCAGCTCGGCGCACAGCCACACCCGGTCGGGCCGGTCGAAGGTGAGGCCGCCGGCCCGCGCGGACCGCTCCCACTCGGCGAGCTCCGCCTCGGGCAGGTGGCCTTCGTAGTAGCTGCGCCTGGCCTTGACGTAGACGTCGACGAGCGGCCACTCGTCCTCCGCCCCCGGCGGGCGCACGGTGATCGTCCCCATGTGGTCAGGGACGTCGTGCCGCCGGCGAGGTTGTCCGGACCTCGTGCCGCGGCACGTCCGCCGCGAGGAACGCCAGCAGCCGCTCGCCTTCCCGCTCCACCTCGTCCATCGCGGTCGCGCGGTGGAACGGGCGCAGCTCCAGCGTGGCGGCGTCCTTGGTCCGGCGCACCTTCCAGTCGCCCGCCGTGACGCCGTCGACCAGGAAGAACTGCGGCACGGGACCGTGCGGTTCGTACTGCTGGGCGCGCACGTCGTCGGTGACGACCCGGCGCCGGTCGGCGTGCGAGAGCAGCAGGTTGTCGAAGTCGTACAGGAACCTCGGCGGCGCGGGCACGTGCCCGTCCGGCCGGGGCGCGTCGGGCAGGTCGAACAGCTCCTGGCCGTCCTCGTCGCGCAGCCGCAGCAGCGGCAGTCCCTCGACCACCTCGCGCAGCCGGGTGAGGCCGGACCAGGTCTGTGCGTCCTTCACCGTCGCGGGACCGAACGCGGCCAGGTAGCGCAGCACCAGGTCGTCCACCGACGGCCGGTCCGCCGGGTCCGGGGAAGCGCCCAGCCACGTCTCCGCGCTGGTGTGGGCGATCGCGCCGCTGCGGCCCCACACCCCGCGCGGCGGCACCTGCACCAGCGGCACCAGGCACCGGATCGCGTAGGCCAGCGAGGCGGGCGCGCGGTCCGGCCACTGCTCGTGCAGCAGCGTGCCCAGCTCCTTGTTGGTGCGCGGCTTCTCGGCCAGCAGCGTGCGACCGGCGGCCACCACGGCGTCCACGTCCAGGCCGCGCATGTCCCGGCCGTGGGTGTGGTTGCGGAACAGGTCGCGGTCGAGCGCGGGCTGGACCAGCGGGCGCAGCGCGAGGGCGTCCGCGGCGGTGACCAGGTGGATCGTCGAGCGCATCACGGCGATGCGCACCAGCTCCCGGTCCACCAGCGGGTCCGCGGCCCGGTCGGGGGTGAAACCGGCGATGCGCGACCACAGTCCCGTGTACCAGGTGTGCGGCGTCTGGGCCTGCAAGCCGACCAGGTGCGCGACGACCTCGGGCACGGAGGCCTCGGTGCGGGCCAGCAGGAACTGGCGGGCCAGGGTGGCTCGGCCGAGGGCGCGACGGCTCAGTACCGGGGTCATGGGGCCACGGTAGGGCTGATTGCGGTCAACTCCTGTCCTCATGGCCGGTCCGGCTTGCCCGGCGGGCTGGAAAAGTGATATCACTTTGTTAAGCAAGCGATATGACATCAAGGGGTGGACCATGGACGTCACGGACGTTGCGGTGCAGATGCCGGTCCCGGTGGTCCGGGAGAAGGAAGCGCGGGCGCCATCGGGGTGGGGCGTGCTCGCGGGCGTGGTGGTCGGGGCGCTGGCGAGCGCGGCGCTGATCGCGCTGGGCTCGATCCCGGGCGACGACGGGCCCTCGATCCCGACGATCGCGGCCGGCACGCTACTGCTCGTCGTGACCTCCGTCGTGTCCG
It contains:
- a CDS encoding winged helix DNA-binding domain-containing protein gives rise to the protein MTPVLSRRALGRATLARQFLLARTEASVPEVVAHLVGLQAQTPHTWYTGLWSRIAGFTPDRAADPLVDRELVRIAVMRSTIHLVTAADALALRPLVQPALDRDLFRNHTHGRDMRGLDVDAVVAAGRTLLAEKPRTNKELGTLLHEQWPDRAPASLAYAIRCLVPLVQVPPRGVWGRSGAIAHTSAETWLGASPDPADRPSVDDLVLRYLAAFGPATVKDAQTWSGLTRLREVVEGLPLLRLRDEDGQELFDLPDAPRPDGHVPAPPRFLYDFDNLLLSHADRRRVVTDDVRAQQYEPHGPVPQFFLVDGVTAGDWKVRRTKDAATLELRPFHRATAMDEVEREGERLLAFLAADVPRHEVRTTSPAARRP
- a CDS encoding GNAT family N-acetyltransferase, with the protein product MGTITVRPPGAEDEWPLVDVYVKARRSYYEGHLPEAELAEWERSARAGGLTFDRPDRVWLCAELDHVVAGFALVTPSGELLQLQVDPACWGNGVGRALHEAAVGALRDLGVTTAHLDVFAENHRAQRFYTARGWRVTGREETHLRMALELHV
- a CDS encoding type II toxin-antitoxin system PemK/MazF family toxin, which translates into the protein MRANGEDARPSRGAVREVHTAAVAATLEYSPDLDGLADPGEVVWAWVPFEEDPDRGKDRPLLVVGRHRRALLALMLTSKTPDRHELDDCLDLGSGRWDRDGRRSYLRLDRVFELDEDDIRREGSVLEPERFSLVVDALRRMGWR
- a CDS encoding Uma2 family endonuclease, which codes for MTVMVEHESGSYTVEELESMPEDGRRYELIDGQLHVSPAPGYRHQEIVAELCGRLRAACPDDLTALPAPFTVQVSSKTEVQPDVLVGRHVDFTDKLLPVAPLLAVEVLSPSTNIRDLTIKKSAYERMGVVSYWVIDPQEPVLAVSELDAEGCYRQVAEVKADDAFDATLPFPVRIVPAELLGWLWENGAG
- a CDS encoding HD domain-containing protein; its protein translation is MTFTVDDAIRIARAAHEGQVDKSGQPYIGHPLRVMGRVSGEHARMAAVLHDVVEDTAVTADDLLAAGCPPEVVATVLALSHRDDETQEDYLARVLADPVAVEVKRADIADNTSPPRLALLDTATQDRLRAKYSRALDVLGR
- a CDS encoding class I SAM-dependent methyltransferase, with the translated sequence MANNLMKALDAAFGHPRGKVGELGGRVMAVLNAKVEEHVTEVAAPTSEEVVLVLGPGPGVGLRLAGERALKAIGVDPSQVMLDEARERCAELIVAGRVELREGAATRTGQPAGSVDVVVSVNNLQLWGNRPAAFHELFRVLRPGGRLVVSVHRRALDTSEYDLIQEAEAAGFTGVRTSLHQYGGVVGPAVQLLAHVPA
- a CDS encoding chitinase, producing MVSRTRRALGAVLAGLLAIAGLTLVVVGSASAANLVANPGFEGGTGGWTCSAAATAATTTKRSGTHAMAGTPAGQDNARCSQTISVQANTAYKLSAWVQGSYVYLGVSGTGSGDKSTWTPGSTGFSQLSIDFTTGASTSVTIFVHGWYGQPTFYADDVSLDGPGTPPTSTTTSTTTSTTTTTTTTTTTTTPGNPDPSLPKHALTGYWHNFDNGSRLLKLADVPTTYDIVAIAFADATTTPGAVAFTLDPTLSSKLGGYTDAQFKADIRTLKARGQKVIISVGGEKGTISVGNSTAATNFANSVKTLIANYGFDGVDIDLENGVNATYMAQALRAIHAGGGKVIAMAPQTIDMQSTGQEYFKLALAVKDILTVVNMQYYNSGSMLGCDQKVYSQGTVDFLVALACIQLQNGLRPDQVGLGLPASPSGAGGGYQSPANVNAALNCLAKGTNCGSFKPSQTWPGIRGAMTWSINWDAVNNWQFANTVAPHLDTLP
- a CDS encoding alkaline phosphatase D family protein is translated as MPNTHPRRDALRLGAIAGVALLAPALPASSAEASTPHFRHGVASGDPLPERVVLWTRVTPTEDSTPGSGAGPTAVVGYEVARDPRFRRVVRRGEVTTGPDRDHTVKLDVGGLRPGHWYFYRFTFDGGHSPVGRTRTAPAHHAEVDELRFGVVSCSSWVAGRFAAYRHLAERDDLDAVVHLGDYLYEDYIGTRSRTHEPPGEARSLTDYRVRHAQYKTDPDLRRLHATYPWIITWDDHEWAENAWSGGSPDHDETTEGTWADRRAAAMRAYHEWMPVRLDGDRVYRRLRFGTLAELTMLDLRSYRSRQVDQGQVGDPGRTLTGPDQMAFLRDGLLHADVQWKLVGNPVVFSPLLIPPVPQAGAVTRLVGPTTNNDQWDGYPQDRDAVIALLAEHDVRDTVFLTGDVHSSWAFDVPVDEALYPLTKTVATELVVPSVTSDNIDELTGSPPRTTSLALEAALVGLNRHLKWVELDSHGYTVLDVRREHVRMNWYFLADRTRADSPAALAKTVTVPSGTQRIG
- a CDS encoding VOC family protein gives rise to the protein MEILSSRVLVRSREPERARAFYRDVLGLAVSREFPGGTVFFLGQGFLEVSGASAEHPTDATQLWLQVRDVAQAAEDLAEHVVRPARREPWGLDELWIADPDGRRIVLVEVPAEHPLRRDVRQ
- the lepA gene encoding translation elongation factor 4; the protein is MTTFADQTFTPPDLIRNFCIIAHIDHGKSTLADRMLQLTGVVDARAMRAQYLDRMDIERERGITIKAQNVRLPWQVDGQDHVLHMIDTPGHVDFTYEVSRALEACEGTVLLVDAAQGIEAQTLANLYLAMENDLTIIPVLNKIDLPAADPDKYAKELAHIVGCEPEEVLRVSAKTGLGVEALLDEVVKRVPAPVGDADAPPRAMIFDSVYDTYRGVVTYIRVVDGKITPRQRIRMMSTNATHELLEVGIISPEPKPSVGLGVGEVGYLITGVKDVRQSKVGDTVTAEKNGATEPLAGYREPRPMVYSGLYPVDGSDYPILREALDKLQLNDAALTFEPETSAALGFGFRCGFLGLLHLEITRDRLEREFGLDLISTAPNVVYRVVMDDGTEHVVTNPSDWPDGKRAEVYEPITKCTIIAPSEYIGAIMELCQAKRGQLGGMDYLSEDRVELRYTMPLGEIIFDFFDALKSRTRGYASLDYEESGEQDAELVKVDILLQGEPVDAFSAIVHKDYAYAYGTRMASKLRELIPRQQFEVPIQAAVGARVIARETIRAIRKDVLAKCYGGDITRKRKLLEKQKEGKKRMKMVGRVEVPQEAFVAALSTDDSGKDKGKK